In one Nostoc sp. KVJ3 genomic region, the following are encoded:
- a CDS encoding EutN/CcmL family microcompartment protein: MQVAKVRGTVVSTQKDPSLRGVKLLLLQFVDEEGNILPQYEVAADSVGAGVDEWVLVSRGSVARQVIGNEQRPLDAVVVAIIDTIYVEDRMIYSKKDQYR, translated from the coding sequence ATGCAAGTCGCCAAAGTTCGCGGCACAGTAGTTAGCACCCAAAAAGATCCAAGTCTCAGAGGTGTGAAGCTACTGTTATTACAATTTGTAGATGAAGAAGGAAACATCCTCCCACAATATGAGGTAGCAGCAGATAGTGTGGGAGCAGGTGTAGATGAGTGGGTACTTGTCAGTCGTGGCAGTGTTGCTCGTCAAGTTATTGGCAACGAACAGAGGCCACTAGATGCAGTGGTAGTGGCGATCATAGATACAATTTATGTTGAAGATCGCATGATTTACAGCAAAAAAGATCAATATCGATAG
- a CDS encoding carbon dioxide-concentrating mechanism protein CcmK, producing the protein MSIAVGMVETLGFPAVVEAADAMVKAARVTLVGYEKIGSGRVTVIVRGDVSEVQASVAAGVESVKRVNGGQVLSTHIIARPHENLEYVLPIRYTEDVEQFRENVNAIRPFGRRP; encoded by the coding sequence ATGTCAATTGCAGTGGGAATGGTTGAAACGCTGGGCTTTCCAGCAGTAGTGGAAGCTGCTGATGCGATGGTGAAAGCTGCTCGTGTAACTCTAGTAGGTTATGAAAAAATCGGCAGTGGTCGAGTTACCGTAATTGTCCGGGGTGACGTTTCAGAAGTGCAAGCTTCTGTAGCCGCAGGTGTTGAATCAGTGAAGCGAGTCAACGGTGGACAAGTGCTGTCTACTCACATCATTGCTCGTCCTCACGAAAACTTAGAATACGTTCTCCCAATTCGTTATACAGAAGATGTAGAGCAATTCCGGGAAAATGTGAACGCAATTCGTCCTTTCGGTAGAAGACCGTAA
- a CDS encoding carbon dioxide-concentrating mechanism protein CcmK, with amino-acid sequence MPIAVGMIETKGFPAVVEAADAMVKAARVTLVGYEKIGSARVTVIVRGDVSEVQASVAAGVEAAKRVFGGEVLSTHIIARPHENLEYVLPIRYTEAVEQFRT; translated from the coding sequence ATGCCAATTGCAGTTGGAATGATTGAAACGAAGGGCTTTCCAGCAGTTGTAGAAGCTGCTGATGCGATGGTGAAAGCCGCCCGTGTCACCTTAGTAGGGTATGAAAAAATTGGTAGCGCTCGCGTCACCGTGATAGTTCGGGGAGATGTATCGGAAGTGCAAGCTTCTGTAGCTGCTGGGGTTGAAGCCGCGAAAAGAGTATTTGGTGGTGAAGTGTTGTCCACTCACATCATTGCTCGTCCTCACGAGAACCTAGAATACGTCTTGCCAATTCGTTACACCGAAGCTGTGGAACAGTTCCGTACCTAA
- a CDS encoding NAD(P)H-quinone oxidoreductase subunit F — MDQFLFSTSWFVPLYSLLGAVLTLPWGIGIIQRTGPRPAAYINLLTTVVAFVHSLFVFKNIWDREPETLLVNWFKAADLDLSFALELSPVSIGATVLITGLSLLAQVYALGYMEKDWSLARFFALLGFFEAALSGLAISDSLFLSYALLEVLTLSTYLLVGFWYAQPLVVTAARDAFWTKRVGDLLLLMAVVTLSTLAGSLNFSNLYEWAQTANLSPVTSTLLGLALIAGPAGKCAQFPLHLWLDEAMEGPNPASVMRNSLVVAGGAYLLYKFQPLLALSPVALNALVIMGTVTAIGATLVSIAQIDIKRSLSHSTSAYMGLVFLAVGLQQGGVALMLLLTHAIAKALLFMSSGSVILTTQSQDLTEMGGLWSRMPATTTAFIVGSAGMVTVLPLGGFWAMLAWADGFVNISPWVIGVLLLVNGLTALNLTRVFRLVFWGKPQQKTRRTPEVAWQMALPMVTLTVLTLLLPLMLQQWYLLPNWESINWYVALALFASTVLGVVVGSTVYLHKAWSRSRFLAWRFVQDLLGYDFYIDRLYLVTVVSAVALLSKISAWSDRYLVDGLVNLVGFATILGGQTLKYSISGQSQGYMLTILAVVSVLVFFIGWSSGLLDKLPF, encoded by the coding sequence ATGGATCAATTTCTATTTTCAACAAGTTGGTTTGTGCCTTTATATAGCTTATTAGGTGCAGTTTTAACGTTGCCCTGGGGAATAGGAATAATTCAGCGAACAGGGCCAAGACCTGCGGCATACATTAACTTGTTGACAACTGTTGTGGCTTTTGTCCATAGTCTGTTTGTATTTAAAAATATCTGGGATAGAGAACCGGAAACTTTACTGGTGAATTGGTTCAAAGCTGCGGATTTAGACTTATCTTTTGCCTTGGAACTGTCACCAGTTAGTATTGGGGCAACAGTTTTAATTACAGGTTTAAGCTTACTGGCACAAGTTTACGCTCTGGGTTACATGGAAAAAGACTGGTCGTTAGCGCGTTTTTTTGCACTGCTAGGATTTTTTGAAGCAGCGTTGAGTGGTCTAGCAATCAGTGATTCTTTGTTTCTCAGCTATGCCCTTTTGGAAGTTTTGACGCTTTCAACTTATTTGCTGGTGGGATTCTGGTATGCTCAACCGCTAGTAGTGACGGCGGCGCGAGATGCATTTTGGACTAAACGGGTAGGAGACTTGTTGCTGCTGATGGCTGTGGTGACGCTTTCTACTTTAGCCGGGAGTTTGAACTTCTCAAATTTATATGAGTGGGCGCAAACAGCTAATTTAAGCCCAGTGACATCAACCTTGCTGGGGTTGGCGTTAATTGCTGGCCCGGCAGGGAAATGCGCCCAATTTCCCCTGCACCTGTGGTTAGATGAGGCGATGGAAGGGCCAAACCCGGCTTCGGTAATGCGGAACTCGCTGGTAGTCGCAGGTGGCGCTTATTTACTGTATAAATTTCAGCCATTGTTAGCACTGTCGCCAGTTGCCTTAAATGCCTTGGTAATTATGGGTACGGTAACGGCAATTGGGGCGACATTAGTATCTATAGCTCAAATTGACATTAAGCGATCGCTATCTCATTCCACCAGCGCATACATGGGATTAGTATTTTTGGCGGTGGGGTTACAGCAAGGGGGTGTAGCCTTGATGTTGCTGTTAACTCATGCGATCGCTAAAGCATTATTATTTATGAGTTCCGGTTCAGTCATCTTAACTACCCAAAGTCAAGACCTAACAGAAATGGGCGGACTTTGGTCGCGGATGCCAGCCACCACCACCGCCTTTATTGTCGGTTCGGCAGGGATGGTGACAGTGCTACCACTAGGAGGCTTCTGGGCAATGCTAGCATGGGCTGACGGTTTCGTGAATATTAGCCCTTGGGTAATTGGGGTTTTATTATTAGTCAATGGCTTGACAGCATTGAACTTAACTAGAGTATTCAGATTAGTCTTCTGGGGGAAACCGCAACAAAAGACCCGTCGGACACCGGAAGTTGCTTGGCAAATGGCTTTACCGATGGTGACTCTTACAGTCTTGACTTTACTTTTGCCCTTGATGTTACAGCAATGGTACTTACTACCAAATTGGGAAAGTATTAATTGGTATGTAGCATTAGCGTTGTTTGCTTCTACAGTATTGGGAGTAGTTGTCGGATCTACAGTTTATCTGCACAAAGCTTGGTCAAGATCCAGATTTTTAGCGTGGAGATTTGTGCAAGACTTATTAGGTTATGATTTTTATATTGACCGACTTTATCTCGTAACGGTAGTGAGTGCAGTCGCACTCTTATCTAAAATTTCTGCTTGGAGCGATCGCTATTTAGTCGATGGTCTAGTAAACTTAGTTGGGTTTGCGACAATTCTGGGCGGACAAACTTTAAAGTACAGCATTTCTGGCCAATCTCAGGGCTATATGTTGACCATCCTAGCAGTTGTCAGCGTCCTGGTTTTCTTCATCGGCTGGTCATCGGGTTTACTAGATAAATTGCCTTTTTAA
- a CDS encoding NADH-quinone oxidoreductase subunit M encodes MLSVLILVPLIGAALIGFSPSVISGKFARGVALVFATIAFLWTIVLAIQFHPGEITQQFAESVLWVDVLGLNYNLGIDGLSLPLLVLNGLLTSIAIYSSDESLQRPKFYYSLILLLSAGVTGAFLAQDLLLFVLFYELELIPLYLLIAIWGGEKRGYAATKFLIYTAVSGILVLASFLGMVWLSGSSNFALATLNTTTLPLATQLLLLAGILIGFGIKIPLVPFHTWLPDAHVEASTPISLLLAGVLLKLGTYGLLRFGMNLLPEAWAYLAPWLASWAVISVLYGASCAIAQTDMKKMVAYSSIGHMGYVLLATAAATPLSVLGAVMQMISHGLISAMLFLLVGVVYNKAGSRDLDVLQGLLNPERGMPVIGSLMVLGVMASAGIPGMVGFISEFIIFRGSFPVFPVQTLLSMLGTGLTAVYFLILLDRAFFGRLSAQVTNLPRVYWSDRIPAAILAVLIVIFGIQPAWLARWTEPTITAMVNSQNVVLAVSLDKAMGTRD; translated from the coding sequence ATGCTTAGTGTTTTAATTCTAGTGCCGTTAATCGGTGCAGCTTTAATTGGTTTCTCGCCCTCTGTAATCAGTGGGAAATTTGCCCGTGGGGTAGCTTTAGTCTTTGCCACTATCGCTTTCTTGTGGACAATCGTACTAGCAATTCAGTTCCATCCAGGGGAAATCACTCAGCAGTTTGCCGAATCTGTCCTTTGGGTAGATGTCTTAGGTTTAAACTATAACCTGGGAATCGATGGTTTATCTTTGCCACTGCTGGTTTTGAATGGACTGTTAACTTCTATTGCCATCTACAGCAGCGATGAATCTCTTCAGCGTCCTAAATTTTATTATTCTTTGATACTATTATTAAGCGCTGGGGTGACTGGAGCTTTTCTGGCACAGGATTTACTGTTATTTGTCCTGTTTTACGAATTGGAACTAATTCCTCTGTATCTATTGATAGCTATTTGGGGTGGGGAAAAGCGGGGTTATGCGGCTACCAAATTTCTCATTTATACCGCCGTTTCGGGAATCTTGGTTTTAGCAAGTTTCCTTGGCATGGTTTGGCTGAGTGGTTCCTCTAACTTTGCACTAGCAACTTTAAACACTACGACTTTACCTTTAGCGACACAGCTTTTACTACTAGCGGGGATTTTGATTGGTTTCGGGATTAAAATTCCCTTAGTTCCCTTCCATACTTGGTTGCCAGATGCTCACGTTGAAGCTTCCACACCAATTTCACTGCTACTGGCTGGGGTGCTGTTGAAGTTGGGAACTTACGGCCTACTGCGGTTTGGCATGAACTTGTTACCAGAAGCTTGGGCTTATCTGGCTCCTTGGTTAGCGAGTTGGGCAGTGATAAGTGTACTGTATGGTGCATCCTGCGCGATCGCTCAAACCGATATGAAAAAAATGGTAGCATACAGTTCTATTGGACACATGGGCTATGTGCTGTTAGCGACGGCAGCTGCGACACCCTTGAGCGTATTGGGTGCTGTGATGCAGATGATTAGCCACGGTTTGATTTCCGCCATGCTGTTTTTGCTGGTAGGGGTTGTGTATAACAAAGCCGGAAGCCGAGATTTAGATGTTCTCCAAGGATTGCTGAACCCAGAACGGGGTATGCCTGTAATTGGTAGCCTCATGGTTTTGGGAGTTATGGCTAGCGCAGGGATACCAGGAATGGTTGGGTTTATTTCCGAATTCATCATTTTTCGGGGCAGTTTCCCAGTTTTTCCAGTGCAAACCCTACTATCAATGCTTGGTACTGGCTTAACTGCGGTTTACTTCCTAATCCTCCTCGACCGCGCCTTTTTTGGCCGCTTGTCTGCACAAGTTACTAACTTACCACGTGTGTATTGGAGCGATCGCATCCCGGCTGCAATTTTAGCTGTGCTGATTGTGATTTTCGGCATTCAACCCGCTTGGTTAGCACGCTGGACTGAACCAACAATTACAGCAATGGTAAATAGCCAAAACGTTGTATTAGCAGTGTCCTTAGATAAAGCAATGGGGACTAGGGATTAG
- a CDS encoding CO2 hydration protein — protein sequence MVTIKKKAAHNPLAEYIKRLQQGEALLPDSPENVLEVVGILKSYGVVLDAYSNNLNYIAEHQFLVFFPFFKYFNGEVSFQKLLRHWWHDRINFEYAEYCMKAMMWHGGGGLDTYLDTTEFKERAQAVIAAKFKNNPLVPGINQLFPDFLREYLRVSAYYTGLGQFWRVMADMFLSLSDLYDQGKIKSIPEVVNHIKTALVANASNPITYAVKIRGEVYEIIPKSVGLTFLADTAIPYVEAVFFRGTPFHGTVSYNAQGYQIPPDQTRFQYGALYADPLPIGGAGIPPTLLMQDMRHYLPEYLHEIYRRSLRGEDDLRVQICMSFQKSMFCVTTATILGLMPHPLDTKDPNEEKNNRVYLEKWMSRLETSQLLNVNK from the coding sequence ATGGTAACTATTAAAAAGAAAGCGGCTCACAATCCTTTAGCTGAGTATATTAAACGTCTGCAACAAGGAGAAGCATTACTCCCTGATAGTCCAGAAAATGTATTAGAAGTTGTTGGTATTCTTAAAAGCTATGGTGTAGTTTTAGATGCCTATTCAAATAATCTTAACTATATTGCTGAACATCAGTTTTTAGTATTTTTCCCATTTTTTAAATACTTTAATGGAGAGGTTTCTTTTCAAAAATTACTCCGTCATTGGTGGCACGATCGCATTAATTTTGAATATGCCGAATATTGCATGAAAGCCATGATGTGGCACGGCGGCGGCGGACTAGATACGTATTTAGATACAACAGAATTTAAAGAAAGAGCGCAAGCTGTTATCGCTGCAAAGTTTAAAAATAATCCCTTAGTTCCCGGTATTAACCAACTATTTCCAGATTTCTTAAGAGAATACTTGCGTGTCTCTGCTTACTACACAGGTTTAGGTCAATTCTGGCGAGTTATGGCTGATATGTTCCTCAGCTTATCAGACCTTTACGACCAAGGCAAAATTAAATCGATTCCCGAAGTTGTAAACCACATTAAAACAGCGTTAGTGGCAAATGCGTCAAACCCAATTACCTACGCCGTCAAAATTCGGGGTGAAGTCTATGAAATCATTCCCAAAAGTGTTGGTTTGACATTCTTAGCAGATACAGCAATACCTTATGTAGAAGCAGTATTCTTCCGGGGAACTCCTTTTCACGGTACAGTTTCATACAACGCCCAAGGATATCAAATTCCCCCAGATCAAACCCGATTTCAATATGGCGCATTGTATGCAGATCCTTTACCCATCGGCGGCGCGGGTATTCCTCCCACCTTGTTGATGCAAGATATGCGTCATTATCTCCCAGAATATTTGCACGAAATATATCGTCGTAGCCTCCGGGGTGAAGATGATTTGCGAGTCCAAATTTGCATGAGTTTCCAAAAATCGATGTTTTGTGTTACGACAGCAACGATTTTGGGATTGATGCCTCATCCTTTGGATACTAAAGATCCAAATGAGGAAAAAAATAATCGAGTTTATTTAGAGAAGTGGATGAGTCGGTTAGAAACTTCGCAGTTGCTGAATGTGAATAAATAG
- a CDS encoding Uma2 family endonuclease — MTSATDPSTALTPFPDHTQLPESDGTFVKNFQEHPQSILLTDSIKPILQKRHPDGQYCIGQDSGIYWRITDPPEKGAEAPDWFYVGNVPPTLDGQTRRSYVLWREFIAPLIALEFVSGDGSQERDKTPWKGKFWIYEQVIRPPFYGIYEVNKASVEVYELIGGQYQLLTANERGHYPIQPLGVELGLWQGVYYNMDLPWLRWWDLQGNLLLTGEERAERLTAQLRSLGIEPEA, encoded by the coding sequence ATGACCTCTGCAACTGACCCATCCACCGCGCTGACCCCGTTTCCAGACCATACGCAGCTACCAGAGTCTGACGGTACATTCGTGAAAAACTTTCAGGAACATCCCCAAAGCATTCTACTAACGGACTCGATTAAACCGATATTGCAAAAACGTCATCCTGATGGGCAATATTGTATTGGTCAAGATAGCGGTATTTACTGGCGGATAACTGACCCCCCAGAAAAAGGCGCAGAAGCACCAGACTGGTTTTATGTAGGAAATGTACCACCTACTCTAGATGGGCAAACACGCAGGTCTTATGTATTATGGCGAGAATTTATTGCCCCATTGATTGCATTAGAATTTGTTTCTGGGGATGGTAGTCAGGAACGAGACAAAACTCCTTGGAAGGGGAAATTTTGGATTTATGAGCAGGTAATTCGTCCTCCCTTCTACGGTATTTATGAAGTGAATAAAGCCAGTGTAGAAGTTTATGAATTAATTGGTGGACAATATCAGTTACTAACAGCAAATGAACGCGGACATTATCCTATACAACCTTTAGGAGTTGAGTTAGGTCTTTGGCAAGGAGTTTATTACAATATGGATTTACCTTGGTTACGCTGGTGGGATTTGCAAGGTAATTTGTTGTTGACTGGCGAGGAAAGAGCCGAACGCTTGACTGCTCAATTGCGATCGCTCGGCATTGAACCAGAAGCCTAA
- a CDS encoding DUF3368 domain-containing protein, translated as MDDLAARRCAAVLGIPVRGTLGIVLIAKQRGKITMVRPIIENLRSSGMYLSDRVINQALALVGE; from the coding sequence ATGGATGATCTAGCCGCTCGTAGATGTGCAGCAGTACTGGGGATTCCTGTACGAGGAACATTAGGTATAGTTTTGATAGCAAAGCAACGCGGCAAAATAACAATGGTACGACCAATTATAGAGAATTTACGTTCATCAGGAATGTATCTTTCTGACCGTGTGATCAATCAAGCATTGGCATTAGTTGGCGAGTAG